Proteins from one Xenopus tropicalis strain Nigerian chromosome 1, UCB_Xtro_10.0, whole genome shotgun sequence genomic window:
- the LOC116411989 gene encoding uncharacterized protein LOC116411989, giving the protein MKIKENINNKEDMDCLLEQLLALQKKSPTATNLKISVENERIEDKEEEPPSQQFDIETSSFPLEGSEPSEPERENTERIENNLPQPESYTFNLLKSLIPLDEKPSKSRKCKKVQQSIEIKENINTKEDMDCLLEQLLALQKKSPTATNLKISVHYEKIEDKEEEPPSEQFDIETSSFPLQGSEPSEPERRETSEETEMIMAPCKEVHPKPGSEASLPANALSFLEQLKSSFKKPSGNRKQKQVLRTVMFEDIVSDDEDTAQYSELVLQQLKVLCNESPTAHDPRVTVQILHLDPTEDICADKGDELPLQIAPESTPLLEQPAEPKSEMQSVHLERVEDTNVEMEDHAKLFYYLLSCAVTVPTYFSALAGYSEPERTVQPELTESTSVEHLSEQK; this is encoded by the exons ATGaagattaaagaaaatataaataacaaagaAGATATGGATTGCTTGCTAGAGCAGTTGTTGGCTCTACAGAAGAAGTCGCCAACTGCTACTAATCTCAAAAT TTCAGTGGAGAATGAACGGATTGAAGATAAGGAGGAAGAGCCTCCTTCACAGCAATTTGACATCGAAACATCGTCTTTCCCGCTAGAAGGTTCAGAACCTTCTGAACCTGAAAG AGAAAATACAGAGAGAATAGAAAACAACCTGCCACAACCTGAAAGTTATACTTTCAACTTACTGAAGTCTCTGATACCATTAGATGAAAAGCCATCTAAGAGTCGGAAATGTAAAAA agtacAACAATCCATAgagattaaagaaaatataaataccaAAGAAGATATGGATTGCTTGCTGGAGCAGTTGTTGGCTCTACAGAAGAAGTCGCCAACTGCTACTAATCTCAAAAT TTCAGTGCACTATGAAAAGATTGAAGATAAGGAGGAAGAGCCTCCTTCAGAGCAATTTGATATAGAAACATCGTCTTTCCCCCTACAAGGTTCAGAACCTTCTGAACCTGAGAG GAGAGAGACGAGTGAAGAGACAGAAATGATAATGGCCCCATGCAAAGAAGTCCATCCAAAACCTGGAAGTGAAGCTTCTTTGCCAGCCAATGCTTTAAGCTTTTTGGAGCAGTTAAAGTCATCATTTAAAAAGCCTTCTGGGAATCGGAAACAGAAACA GGTATTGCGAACTGTGATGTTTGAAGATATTGTAAGTGATGATGAAGACACTGCCCAATATTCTGAACTCGTTCTGCAGCAGTTGAAGGTCTTATGTAATGAGTCACCAACTGCTCATGACCCAAGAGT TACAGTGCAAATTCTACATCTTGATCCAACTGAAGACATCTGTGCGGATAAGGGAGATGAGCTTCCTTTGCAAATAGCACCGGAAAGCACCCCCTTACTAGAACAGCCTGCAGAACCCAAGAG TGAAATGCAATCTGTGCATCTTGAACGGGTCGAAGACACCAATGTTGAAATGGAAGATCATGCAAAACTGTTCTATTACTTATTATCATGTGCTGTTACAGTTCCAACCTATTTCTCAGCACTAGCAGGTTATTCAGAACCTGAGAG AACGGTGCAACCTGAACTGACTGAAAGCACCAGTGTTGAGCATCTCAGTGAGCAAAAGTGA
- the LOC116408482 gene encoding uncharacterized protein LOC116408482 has product MNLIYFILLNIIFGLYHVFCAATTEKYQRNNGSVVKYDDSMADLYEETPLKYIVPVAVMGSMFVIPVLAAIVWLIYVKVMQKRKSVNDVENPPVTAQPENNSPAPESSDSFFRCLYRKIKQKVTKKKPDIDVENPPEAAQSEKQSKLPVSKKQKQKKKKVTPPVIVPEEQKADTFSLLKSLIPLDKKPSKGRKCKKVQQSMKIKENINNKEDMDCLLEQLLALQKKSPTATNLKISVENERIEDKEEEPPSQQFDIETSSFQLQGSEPSEPERENTERIENNLPQPESYTFNLLKSLIPLDEKPSKSRKCKKVQQSIEIKENINTKEDMDCLLEQLLALQKKSPTATDLKISVHYEKIEDKEEEPPSEQFDIETSSFPLQGSEPSEPERRETSEEAEMIMAPCKEVHPKPGSEASLPANSLSFLEQLKSSFKKPSRNRKRKQKQVLRTVMFEDIISDDEDTAQYSELVLQQLKDLCNESPTAHDPRVTVKILHLDPIEDICADKGDELPLQIAPESTPLLEQPAEPKSEVQPVHLELVEDTNVEMEDHAKLFYYLLSCAVTVPTYFSALAGYSEPERTVQPELTEGTSVEHLSEQK; this is encoded by the exons ATGAATCTTATCTATTTTAttctattaaatattatttttggacTATACCATGTTTTTTGCGCAGCCACAACAG AAAAATATCAAAGGAACAATGGATCAGTTGTGAAATACGATGATTCTATGGCAGACCTATATGAGGAAACACCTCTGAAATATATTGTTCCAGTGGCTGTAATGGGCTCAATGTTTGTTATTCCTGTACTTGCTGCTATTGTATG GTTGATATATGTAAAAGTAATGCAGAAGAGGAAATCTGTTAATGATGTGGAAAACCCACCAGTGACAGCCCAACCAGAGAATAATTCTCCAGCACCTGAAAGCTCTGATAG TTTCTTCAGGTGTCTGTACAGAAAAATTAAACAGAAGGTGACAAAGAAGAAACCTGATATTGATGTGGAGAACCCACCAGAAGCAGCTCAATCTGAGAAACAATCAAAATT accTGTGTCtaaaaaacagaaacagaagaaaaagaaagtgaCGCCACCGGTGATTGTTCCAGAAGAGCAAAAAGCAGATACTTTCAGCTTACTGAAGTCTCTGATACCATTAGATAAAAAGCCATCTAAGGGTCGCAAATGTAAAAA agtacAACAATCCATGaagattaaagaaaatataaataacaaagaAGATATGGATTGCTTGCTGGAGCAGTTGTTGGCTCTACAGAAGAAGTCGCCAACTGCTACTAATCTCAAAAT TTCAGTGGAGAATGAACGGATTGAAGATAAGGAGGAAGAGCCTCCTTCACAGCAATTTGACATCGAAACATCGTCTTTCCAGCTACAAGGTTCAGAACCTTCTGAACCTGAAAG AGAAAATACAGAGAGAATAGAAAACAACCTGCCACAACCTGAAAGTTATACTTTCAACTTACTGAAGTCTCTGATACCATTAGATGAAAAGCCATCTAAGAGTCGGAAATGTAAAAA agtacAACAATCCATAgagattaaagaaaatataaataccaAAGAAGATATGGATTGCTTGCTGGAGCAGTTGTTGGCCCTACAGAAGAAGTCGCCAACTGCTACTGATCTCAAAAT TTCAGTGCACTATGAAAAGATTGAAGATAAGGAGGAAGAGCCTCCTTCAGAGCAATTTGATATAGAAACATCGTCTTTCCCCTTACAAGGTTCAGAACCTTCTGAACCTGAGCG GAGAGAGACGAGTGAAGAGGCAGAAATGATAATGGCCCCATGCAAAGAAGTCCATCCAAAACCTGGAAGTGAAGCTTCTTTGCCAGCCAATTCTTTAAGCTTTCTGGAGCAGTTAAAGTCATCATTTAAAAAGCCTTCTAGGAATCGGAAACGGAAACAGAAACA GGTATTGCGAACTGTGATGTTTGAAGATATTATAAGTGATGATGAAGACACTGCCCAATATTCTGAACTCGTTCTGCAGCAGTTGAAGGACTTATGTAATGAGTCACCAACTGCTCATGACCCAAGAGT TACAGTGAAAATTCTACATCTTGATCCGATTGAAGACATCTGTGCGGATAAGGGAGATGAGCTTCCTTTGCAAATAGCACCGGAAAGCACCCCCTTACTAGAACAGCCTGCAGAACCCAAGAG TGAAGTGCAACCTGTGCATCTTGAACTGGTTGAAGACACCAATGTTGAAATGGAAGATCATGCAAAACTGTTCTATTACTTATTATCATGTGCTGTTACAGTTCCAACCTATTTCTCAGCACTAGCAGGTTATTCAGAACCTGAGAG AACGGTGCAACCTGAACTGACTGAAGGCACCAGTGTTGAGCATCTCAGTGAGCAAAAGTGA